One stretch of Armigeres subalbatus isolate Guangzhou_Male chromosome 2, GZ_Asu_2, whole genome shotgun sequence DNA includes these proteins:
- the LOC134216959 gene encoding protein G12-like produces the protein MKTIFVLAALVAFATASAIPDSRALKDDFQEFLDLVPVDGLLSVALKYLTTDKEFKEFFGYLQGEEFSAVWDQVFALAEVKDVLNYLEDADLAVYDALNTVADFLGLNHVNPAIMSFKAGGLNGFFNEAVGLLPLDKFEALFEEKLKTSPEFKAFFEKLRNLDYHKFEELHNNSKELQAFLQKLRNYGLDVDGFFDLVAGFFGWGRY, from the exons ATGAAGACCATCTTTGTTCTTGCTGCTTTGGTAGCTTTCGCTACCGCCTCAGCCATCCCGGATAGCCGTGCCCTGAAGGACGACTTCCAGGAGTTCTTAGATCTGGTCCCGGTCGATGGACTGCTCAGCGTGGCCTTGAAGTACCTCACCACCGACAAGGAGTTCAAGGAGTTCTTCGGATACCTCCAGGGAGAGGAATTCTCCGCCGTTTGGGATCAGGTCTTCGCTCTGGCGGAGGTCAAGGATGTGTTGAACTACCTGGAGGATGCTGATCTGGCCGTGTACGATGCATTAAACACCGTTGCCGATTTCCTGGGCCTAAATCATGTAAACCCAGCCATCATGAGCT TCAAAGCCGGAGGATTGAATGGATTCTTCAACGAAGCTGTTGGCCTCTTGCCTCTGGATAAGTTCGAAGCTCTATTTGAAGAGAAATTGAAGACTAGCCCTGAGTTCAAAGCATTCTTCGAGAAGCTGCGCAACCTCGATTACCACAAATTTGAAGAACTGCACAAT AACTCCAAGGAACTCCAGGCATTTTTGCAGAAGCTACGAAACTACGGACTCGATGTTGATGGTTTCTTTGATCTCGTTGCCGGATTTTTCGGATGGGGAAGATATTAA